A genomic window from Methanovulcanius yangii includes:
- a CDS encoding RtcB family protein: MIEGIRKAGPFEWEIPVGFTPGMRVPGRFFLSEELMPTLEEGALQQCANMATLPGIEKYALAMPDIHWGYGFPIGGVGAFSIDDGIISPGGVGFDINCGVRLIATPLTTEDLGRIQPLLSHLFTRIPTGIGTKSPLRVSDQDLDAMMTEGASWAVNQGYGLKGDVTRCEEQGSIDGADSTHVSGKARARGRPQCGTLGAGNHFLEIQSVEEIFDPVAAEAFGIAQGQVCVMIHCGSRGLGHQICTDHIAILEKAAKKYGISLPDPQLACAPITSPDGEAYFGAMACAANYAWANRQMITHFTREIIARQFSVDYEEMPLIYDVAHNVAKFEEHMVDGKKKKLCVHRKGATRAFGPGNHDLPPGCEEIGQPVLIPGSMGTSSFILKGTQTAMDRTFGSTCHGAGRVLSRSQAKKHIDGGDIRDRLGHQGISVKATSNKVIAEEAPDAYKPSSEVVRVVHEAGLSLRVARLEPKGVIKG, from the coding sequence ATGATTGAGGGCATACGAAAGGCAGGACCATTTGAATGGGAGATCCCGGTGGGATTTACTCCCGGAATGAGAGTTCCGGGGCGCTTTTTCCTCTCCGAGGAACTCATGCCGACACTGGAAGAGGGGGCCCTGCAGCAGTGCGCAAACATGGCCACTCTGCCGGGAATTGAGAAATACGCGCTTGCAATGCCGGATATTCACTGGGGATACGGATTTCCCATCGGCGGCGTCGGGGCATTCAGCATCGATGACGGCATCATATCCCCCGGAGGAGTGGGTTTTGATATCAACTGCGGGGTCAGGCTTATCGCCACCCCACTTACCACAGAAGATCTGGGACGGATTCAGCCTCTTCTCAGCCACCTCTTCACCAGGATTCCGACAGGCATCGGAACAAAAAGTCCGCTCAGGGTTTCCGACCAGGATCTCGATGCCATGATGACCGAAGGAGCATCATGGGCGGTGAACCAGGGGTATGGATTGAAAGGAGATGTCACCCGATGTGAGGAGCAGGGATCCATCGATGGGGCAGACAGCACCCATGTGAGTGGAAAAGCCCGCGCGCGGGGTCGTCCACAGTGCGGGACCCTCGGAGCAGGGAACCATTTTCTCGAGATCCAGTCCGTCGAGGAGATCTTTGACCCGGTGGCAGCAGAGGCATTCGGTATTGCACAGGGACAGGTATGTGTGATGATCCATTGCGGTTCTCGCGGGCTGGGACACCAGATATGCACAGACCATATTGCAATCCTTGAAAAGGCAGCAAAAAAATACGGCATTTCCCTGCCGGACCCACAACTGGCCTGCGCCCCCATCACCAGTCCGGATGGCGAGGCATACTTCGGCGCCATGGCATGCGCCGCCAACTATGCGTGGGCCAACCGCCAGATGATTACCCATTTCACAAGGGAAATCATCGCACGTCAATTCTCTGTCGATTATGAAGAGATGCCCCTCATTTATGATGTCGCCCACAATGTGGCCAAATTTGAAGAACACATGGTAGATGGGAAGAAAAAGAAACTCTGTGTTCACCGGAAAGGGGCAACACGTGCATTCGGTCCCGGCAATCATGACCTGCCGCCGGGATGTGAGGAGATCGGCCAGCCCGTTCTTATCCCCGGGAGTATGGGAACGTCCTCGTTTATCCTCAAAGGGACACAGACGGCAATGGACAGGACATTCGGCAGCACCTGCCACGGAGCAGGCCGGGTCCTCTCTCGATCCCAGGCCAAGAAGCACATCGACGGTGGAGACATCCGTGACCGGCTGGGGCACCAGGGCATCAGCGTAAAGGCCACCAGCAACAAGGTAATTGCAGAAGAGGCGCCCGACGCATACAAACCATCCAGTGAAGTGGTCAGGGTGGTCCATGAGGCAGGACTGTCCCTCCGTGTTGCGCGGCTCGAACCGAAAGGAGTGATCAAAGGATGA
- a CDS encoding DUF2551 domain-containing protein: MRSAADLKKEIERRLKAYLKRDKNGIRHELLTIFVHTKSLSIARTHELLAAKFSVSIQSVASMVGTIASKIGILRIIKDKDNATAIYELKDQYTDLVRKMVGTV; encoded by the coding sequence ATGAGATCAGCGGCCGATCTGAAAAAGGAGATAGAACGCCGTCTTAAAGCATATCTCAAGCGCGATAAAAATGGTATCCGCCACGAGCTGCTCACGATCTTTGTTCATACAAAGTCGCTGAGCATTGCACGGACACACGAGCTCTTGGCTGCCAAATTCAGCGTGAGCATCCAGTCCGTGGCGTCAATGGTAGGCACCATTGCCTCAAAAATCGGCATTCTCCGCATTATAAAGGACAAAGACAATGCGACGGCCATCTATGAACTGAAGGATCAATACACCGACCTGGTCCGCAAAATGGTCGGTACAGTCTGA
- a CDS encoding preprotein translocase subunit SecD, which produces MKRKSKVQERPKEEEATMARTLKDWRVLLMVGLVIFSLVSIYVVPPGIQNGPTGNLQLGLDLEGGSWIQLSFQSEVIRFDTDGNPENLAANLRSALDAEVYLIEEDRLEIREPFTREELVPVFEEFGATIITYEQGVSEETADQVKLILEEKVNGIGTKDARINTLTGLNGVTQYIRLELAGVDITTAQEIVGSQGKFEIRIQASGNETEHVLYGDTITSVSPPSRYPVGSDLWGVGFTLNEEGAAAFRTAAVTYGATSNPDMHPIMMLLDDEVVYSASLNPELAAQLQGSPVRELRATTGAGDQGLEDAKTLEIHLRAGALPVDVTIAGSGTVPATLGDYFKFMCVLAGLFALVGVGGLVYYWYREPAIVLPMIGTNIAEIIILLGIAVYLQQLDLASIAGLIAVLGTGIDQLVIITDEVLHEGRVPSQTLYMKRFDRALGIIMVSALTTIIAMLPLALMDLANLKGFAIITILGVLIGVLVTRPAYGKIIMAILSRNPGEKS; this is translated from the coding sequence ATGAAACGGAAATCAAAGGTTCAGGAGCGGCCGAAAGAAGAGGAGGCGACCATGGCCCGCACACTCAAAGACTGGCGTGTTCTCCTCATGGTCGGACTGGTGATCTTCTCACTTGTCAGCATATATGTTGTCCCTCCCGGCATCCAGAACGGGCCGACGGGGAATCTCCAGCTCGGGCTGGACCTGGAGGGGGGTTCGTGGATACAGCTCTCCTTCCAGTCGGAGGTCATACGGTTCGATACGGATGGAAATCCTGAAAATCTCGCTGCAAACCTTCGCAGTGCACTCGATGCCGAGGTATACCTCATCGAAGAGGACAGGCTGGAAATACGAGAACCGTTTACCCGTGAGGAACTGGTCCCGGTATTCGAGGAATTTGGGGCAACCATAATTACCTATGAACAGGGGGTCTCTGAGGAGACCGCGGATCAGGTCAAGCTGATCCTGGAGGAGAAGGTAAATGGCATCGGGACAAAGGATGCCCGTATCAATACCCTGACCGGGCTGAATGGTGTTACCCAGTACATTCGCCTCGAACTTGCGGGTGTCGACATCACGACCGCACAGGAGATCGTAGGTTCGCAGGGGAAATTCGAGATCAGAATACAGGCGTCGGGCAACGAGACCGAGCATGTGCTCTATGGCGACACCATCACAAGTGTTTCGCCGCCGTCCCGGTATCCGGTTGGAAGTGACCTCTGGGGGGTTGGATTTACTCTCAATGAGGAGGGTGCTGCGGCATTCCGTACGGCTGCCGTCACCTATGGGGCAACATCGAATCCCGATATGCATCCGATCATGATGCTGCTGGACGACGAAGTCGTCTACAGCGCAAGCCTTAACCCTGAACTTGCCGCTCAGCTCCAGGGAAGCCCTGTCCGGGAACTGCGTGCCACTACCGGTGCCGGTGACCAGGGATTGGAAGATGCAAAGACCCTTGAGATCCATCTTCGCGCCGGAGCGCTCCCGGTCGATGTGACTATCGCAGGGTCGGGTACCGTCCCTGCGACGCTTGGGGACTATTTCAAGTTTATGTGCGTGCTTGCCGGTCTCTTTGCACTGGTGGGAGTTGGGGGACTGGTCTATTACTGGTACCGTGAACCCGCGATTGTGCTGCCGATGATAGGAACGAACATTGCAGAGATCATCATCCTTCTCGGTATTGCGGTTTATCTCCAGCAGCTGGACCTTGCCAGTATTGCCGGTCTGATAGCAGTATTGGGGACGGGGATTGACCAGCTTGTGATCATCACCGACGAGGTCCTCCATGAGGGTCGGGTACCGTCCCAGACGCTCTACATGAAACGGTTCGACCGTGCGCTCGGCATCATCATGGTCTCTGCGCTGACCACGATCATTGCGATGCTCCCTCTTGCGCTTATGGACCTTGCCAACCTGAAGGGATTTGCCATCATCACCATCCTTGGTGTCCTCATCGGAGTGCTGGTGACACGACCTGCCTATGGAAAAATTATCATGGCAATTCTCTCACGCAACCCTGGAGAAAAATCCTGA
- a CDS encoding archease, whose protein sequence is MPFIERDHTADILMHVWGASREELFREAAAALFSIMFPSSMPRDAHQTIVCEADSDEALLSTFLSEILFFAEVECEGYASADVHLDGTTLKADLYGEPYDRDRHSGGTEVKGISRSGMKIEKTQRGYETDILFDV, encoded by the coding sequence GTGCCATTTATTGAACGGGATCATACAGCAGACATTCTTATGCATGTCTGGGGAGCATCAAGGGAAGAACTGTTCAGAGAAGCGGCTGCAGCCCTCTTCTCGATCATGTTCCCCTCCTCCATGCCACGAGATGCCCACCAGACCATTGTATGTGAGGCAGATTCAGATGAGGCACTCCTCAGTACCTTCCTCTCCGAGATACTCTTCTTTGCCGAAGTGGAATGTGAAGGATATGCCTCGGCTGATGTCCATCTCGATGGTACCACTCTGAAGGCGGATCTTTATGGAGAACCATATGACAGGGACCGTCACTCAGGTGGAACAGAGGTGAAGGGGATATCGCGCTCAGGGATGAAGATTGAAAAGACGCAGAGAGGATACGAGACAGATATTCTCTTTGATGTGTGA
- a CDS encoding DUF2111 domain-containing protein, producing the protein MSSYVLSIDSGPEDLTALALCIHELVNRLPITARSLNKKGVRIESGHVVEMDYTGPVLETAMRENRTLKNVPESGAYKGVPVIVAPLHGPGGEVIGAIGLVDITGIFDLGTLMEHQSMIMKQVCGKDPCPLPTELIDAKK; encoded by the coding sequence ATGAGTTCATACGTTCTGTCCATTGATTCCGGTCCTGAGGACCTGACTGCACTTGCCCTGTGCATTCACGAACTGGTAAACAGGCTGCCGATAACCGCAAGGTCGCTGAATAAGAAAGGGGTCCGAATCGAGAGTGGCCATGTCGTGGAGATGGACTACACCGGTCCTGTGCTTGAAACTGCAATGAGAGAGAACAGGACATTAAAAAATGTCCCGGAGTCCGGGGCCTATAAGGGTGTTCCGGTCATCGTTGCACCCCTTCACGGTCCGGGCGGGGAAGTGATTGGTGCCATCGGCCTGGTGGACATTACCGGCATATTCGATCTGGGTACCCTGATGGAACACCAGTCTATGATTATGAAACAGGTCTGCGGCAAGGACCCCTGCCCCTTGCCGACCGAACTCATCGATGCCAAGAAGTGA
- a CDS encoding type 1 glutamine amidotransferase family protein, translating into MIRKGGLAWDCATPFKRYIEDCGVQCELITPQMMAAPYYRGKMVSMIIPTGFGNLAYSSLLPALRASSKRIEKFLKNGGNLLVFGAMSPKPDAYDWMPVPVTYVNEYFSTPVVVDPHNPHARIMDDFDLSSIECDGYFSEFCGEVLATTDDGRAIMISNEIGKGTLLVASLHEYPSRGFISGFSSGETETLF; encoded by the coding sequence ATGATTCGGAAAGGCGGACTTGCATGGGACTGTGCAACCCCGTTTAAGCGGTATATTGAAGATTGTGGCGTACAGTGCGAACTGATAACCCCCCAGATGATGGCGGCACCCTATTACAGGGGAAAAATGGTTTCCATGATCATCCCGACTGGTTTCGGGAACCTTGCCTACTCCAGTCTTCTTCCTGCCCTCAGGGCTTCTTCAAAAAGAATCGAAAAATTCCTGAAAAACGGCGGGAACCTCCTGGTTTTCGGCGCGATGTCACCGAAACCGGATGCATATGACTGGATGCCGGTCCCGGTCACCTACGTCAATGAATATTTTTCCACACCGGTTGTAGTGGACCCTCACAACCCCCATGCCAGGATAATGGATGATTTCGATCTTTCCTCAATAGAGTGCGATGGCTATTTCAGTGAATTTTGCGGAGAGGTTCTCGCGACCACCGATGATGGGCGTGCCATCATGATTTCCAATGAGATAGGAAAAGGCACACTCCTCGTTGCTTCACTGCATGAATACCCGTCACGCGGATTTATCAGTGGTTTTTCCTCCGGTGAAACAGAAACCTTATTTTAA
- a CDS encoding protein translocase subunit SecF, with the protein MKLLKYDINRYPVKQMVALPLALLIVALLFLGGNTLMTGMPVDPGIDFAGGVAVTIPATGDSAEEIQAYFADYPLKSIGEGVSGGFYLVFENMPDEQFLGLSTLIDERYAETKIDQIGETFGKTLQKQALWALLFSFAGMAVVVFIVFKSFVPSVAVVLSALSDIAITAAVMDVAGISLSLGTTAALLMLIGYSVDSDILMTSKVLKRKGRFDEKMEGAFRTGITMTSTTLAAVFMMFVVSWIGQIDVIRDISIVLLIGLVIDLMNTWLLNAGILKWYVGGERK; encoded by the coding sequence ATGAAATTACTGAAGTATGACATCAACCGTTACCCGGTGAAGCAGATGGTTGCTTTACCTCTCGCGCTGTTGATCGTCGCTCTTCTCTTTCTGGGTGGAAATACCCTCATGACCGGGATGCCGGTCGACCCCGGAATTGACTTTGCGGGAGGCGTTGCCGTTACCATCCCGGCGACTGGAGATTCCGCTGAGGAGATTCAGGCGTATTTTGCGGATTATCCTCTCAAGAGCATAGGGGAGGGGGTGAGCGGAGGATTTTATCTGGTCTTTGAAAATATGCCTGATGAGCAGTTCCTCGGCCTCTCTACCCTCATCGATGAGCGGTATGCCGAGACAAAAATTGACCAGATCGGGGAGACCTTTGGGAAGACCCTTCAGAAACAGGCCCTGTGGGCGCTTCTGTTCTCCTTTGCCGGCATGGCAGTGGTGGTATTCATCGTCTTCAAGTCATTTGTCCCCTCTGTCGCGGTAGTGCTCTCTGCGCTCTCCGATATTGCCATAACGGCTGCCGTGATGGATGTTGCGGGGATCTCCCTTTCACTGGGGACGACTGCGGCCCTTTTGATGCTCATCGGGTATTCCGTCGACAGCGATATTCTGATGACATCCAAGGTTCTCAAACGCAAGGGGCGTTTCGACGAAAAGATGGAAGGTGCATTCAGGACCGGGATCACAATGACTTCAACGACCCTTGCCGCTGTATTCATGATGTTTGTCGTGTCCTGGATTGGCCAGATTGATGTCATACGTGACATCTCCATCGTTCTCCTGATTGGTCTCGTCATCGACCTTATGAACACCTGGCTTCTGAATGCCGGCATCCTGAAATGGTATGTAGGGGGTGAGAGGAAATGA